In the genome of Salinispirillum sp. LH 10-3-1, one region contains:
- a CDS encoding flagellin, producing MAVSLNASPSIPSTSQFTQLAKQGSTGLRINSAADDAAGVAIAQGFTSQGRGMTVAMRNLGDGMSLLQTRSGTVSGFTEQVQRMRELTIQANNATNGPQERDLLNREFTALRDSIVEQVGSAAFNGRPLFGDGAQTFQTGPNAGQTTVVEGNALPDALAEIDFSNLTLNSSGDLGNVIERLDDTLSAFTASQVQDGAVANRFEQQSNNLSQQRLDNAASLSRIQDLDFAKLASDLAQDDTRSRAQILLQSQANANRGDVLRLISS from the coding sequence ATGGCAGTGTCACTGAATGCGTCTCCCTCCATACCCTCAACCAGTCAATTCACCCAACTGGCCAAGCAGGGCAGTACGGGTTTAAGAATTAATTCCGCCGCGGACGATGCGGCTGGCGTGGCTATTGCCCAAGGCTTTACCTCGCAAGGGCGAGGAATGACCGTGGCCATGCGCAACTTAGGCGATGGCATGAGCCTGTTACAAACCCGCAGCGGCACCGTGTCTGGCTTCACTGAACAAGTGCAGCGCATGCGTGAACTGACCATTCAAGCCAATAACGCCACCAACGGCCCGCAAGAGCGGGATTTACTGAACCGTGAGTTCACCGCGTTGCGTGACAGCATCGTTGAGCAAGTGGGCAGCGCCGCCTTCAATGGTCGCCCGCTGTTCGGTGACGGCGCGCAGACGTTCCAGACCGGTCCGAATGCCGGCCAAACGACGGTAGTAGAAGGCAATGCGTTACCGGATGCCTTGGCCGAGATAGACTTCAGCAACCTGACATTGAACAGCAGCGGAGACCTCGGCAACGTCATTGAGCGGTTGGATGATACCTTATCGGCGTTCACTGCCAGCCAGGTGCAGGATGGTGCCGTTGCGAACCGGTTTGAGCAGCAGTCCAATAATCTAAGTCAGCAGCGCTTGGACAATGCCGCCAGCTTGAGCCGTATTCAAGACCTCGACTTCGCTAAGCTTGCCAGTGATCTGGCGCAGGACGATACGCGCAGTCGGGCGCAAATACTGTTGCAAAGCCAGGCCAATGCTAACCGTGGTGATGTGTTGCGTTTGATCTCGTCGTAA
- a CDS encoding LemA family protein, which produces MGKRILFVALGLASLAFGYWLMTLGFQSLTQFRQVERLPQIPVAAVLPGEVNLDGTAWPVTSEQLIAAPDTQTPTLYYRYLVEREVRDSEGRTSWSTVSNRVYSVPFLLQDASGRILVDAAGHSASLPLSHRVRVGDMRYSEYRIDPGQSLFLLGYAQETAAGMKVVFNVPGSYTPFISAFGESHERSQIAFYSLLQIIAGLGAAALAVYLLCLALQIHKTVVFLGFMSMTIMLLLVYQGLNMARDDVQDAVDRLHRVVHQGQIAIAEALEEAGLGWSGQWQELPSLEQMATLSAAQQERVQGVRQYLLLSAERTERLLTNWPERLFALDVALPALAITDAEQVALQQVSSAFESTRLKTWQAAVFVGFGALALWLGLVYGFKFVKLKRLIENIPTSPLNGVAYGLSEVVGKAALPENQSLLAGPLTERPCLTYLYQVQERRGSGKNAKWVTIKTDNQWQPFNLVHEDSTHTSAGSIEIVPQHSDLILRESEVRTEGKLRYTERVIEPDTTMYVLGPALVAPERAELHVRASDHDEDPFIISDLTEREVMLYKVRRGFILLAVGMVGGLAMALGLAGQTGSFGVLPWLLCAGIPLLYQLLALSVLMYNDLVFLRQRCFKALANIEVALKKRSDLIPRLEQIAKAYLQHEEQLLSVITTLRQQLDKRDWTAADSSHYLHTERQLHETLAVRMEAYPDLKADETMRHLMSSLTQMEDEVSLMRIGHTLAVERYNTRRLQLPEVVLALLFGFRRLPTMP; this is translated from the coding sequence ATGGGCAAAAGGATACTCTTTGTTGCATTAGGACTGGCATCGCTCGCCTTTGGATACTGGCTGATGACCCTGGGGTTTCAGTCATTGACTCAGTTTCGTCAGGTTGAACGCCTGCCACAGATACCGGTAGCGGCTGTGCTGCCCGGTGAAGTGAATCTGGATGGTACGGCATGGCCTGTCACCTCAGAGCAACTCATTGCCGCGCCTGATACCCAAACTCCCACTCTGTACTACCGCTATTTGGTTGAGCGAGAAGTGCGGGATTCCGAAGGTAGAACCAGCTGGAGTACCGTAAGCAATCGAGTGTATTCGGTTCCTTTCCTGTTGCAAGACGCCAGCGGTCGCATACTGGTCGATGCCGCCGGTCATAGCGCCTCATTGCCGTTGTCGCATCGCGTGCGTGTGGGCGATATGCGTTATTCTGAATACCGCATTGACCCAGGCCAAAGCTTATTCTTGCTGGGCTATGCACAGGAGACTGCCGCCGGTATGAAGGTGGTGTTCAACGTGCCGGGCAGCTATACCCCTTTTATATCAGCCTTTGGCGAAAGCCATGAGCGTAGCCAGATCGCCTTTTATAGCTTGTTGCAAATTATTGCCGGGCTAGGCGCGGCCGCTCTGGCGGTGTATTTGTTATGTCTGGCCTTGCAGATTCATAAAACCGTTGTATTTCTTGGTTTTATGTCCATGACCATCATGCTGTTGCTGGTCTATCAGGGCCTCAATATGGCGCGTGATGATGTGCAGGATGCCGTTGATCGCTTGCATCGAGTGGTGCATCAAGGACAAATTGCGATTGCGGAGGCGCTTGAAGAGGCCGGTTTAGGCTGGTCTGGTCAATGGCAAGAGTTGCCATCACTCGAGCAGATGGCGACCTTGAGTGCCGCACAACAGGAACGGGTGCAGGGTGTGCGGCAATACCTGTTGCTCTCTGCCGAGCGCACAGAGCGGCTATTGACGAATTGGCCCGAACGACTGTTTGCGCTTGATGTTGCTCTGCCCGCTTTGGCCATCACGGATGCCGAGCAAGTTGCGCTGCAGCAAGTCAGCAGTGCATTTGAGAGTACCCGCCTAAAAACCTGGCAGGCAGCGGTGTTTGTCGGCTTCGGAGCCCTGGCACTCTGGTTGGGGTTGGTTTATGGCTTCAAGTTTGTGAAGCTCAAACGGCTGATCGAGAACATACCGACCTCGCCATTAAACGGCGTTGCCTACGGGCTCTCGGAAGTGGTTGGTAAGGCGGCGTTGCCAGAGAATCAGTCACTACTCGCAGGGCCGCTAACCGAACGGCCCTGTCTCACCTACCTATACCAAGTACAGGAGCGCCGCGGAAGCGGAAAGAACGCCAAATGGGTCACCATCAAGACCGACAACCAGTGGCAGCCGTTTAATCTTGTGCATGAAGACAGTACGCACACGTCGGCGGGATCAATCGAAATAGTTCCGCAACACAGTGACTTGATTCTCCGCGAATCCGAGGTGAGAACAGAAGGAAAACTGCGTTACACCGAGCGCGTTATTGAGCCGGACACCACCATGTACGTGTTGGGCCCGGCGTTGGTCGCGCCAGAGCGTGCTGAACTGCATGTACGTGCCAGCGACCATGACGAAGACCCTTTCATCATCAGCGATCTGACCGAACGTGAAGTCATGCTGTACAAAGTACGGCGCGGTTTCATCCTGTTGGCGGTTGGTATGGTGGGCGGGTTAGCCATGGCCTTAGGTTTGGCGGGGCAAACGGGCAGTTTCGGGGTGTTGCCTTGGCTGCTCTGCGCGGGTATTCCCTTGCTCTATCAACTATTGGCGCTCAGTGTGCTGATGTACAACGACCTGGTGTTTTTGCGCCAGCGGTGCTTCAAGGCTTTGGCGAATATAGAGGTGGCACTGAAGAAGCGTAGCGACCTTATTCCGCGGTTGGAGCAAATCGCTAAAGCTTACTTGCAACATGAAGAGCAGCTGCTGAGTGTCATCACCACGCTGCGCCAGCAGCTCGATAAGCGGGATTGGACGGCAGCCGACAGCAGTCACTATCTCCACACTGAGCGACAGCTGCACGAAACTTTGGCAGTGCGCATGGAAGCCTACCCAGACCTCAAGGCCGATGAAACCATGCGCCACTTGATGAGCAGCCTGACGCAGATGGAAGATGAAGTCAGCCTGATGCGCATTGGCCATACTCTGGCGGTAGAGCGTTACAACACGCGCCGTTTACAGTTGCCAGAAGTGGTCTTGGCTCTGCTGTTTGGCTTTCGGCGGTTGCCCACTATGCCCTGA
- a CDS encoding protein adenylyltransferase SelO, translating to MKIPFDNSYARLPERFFARTSPVRVPEPALIAWNEALSAELNILADPSDTSLLARVFSGNQLPEGADPVAQAYAGHQFGQFVPQLGDGRAVLLGEVVDQHGQRRDIQLKGAGRTPFSRGGDGRAPIGPVLREYLVSEAMHALGVPTTRALAAVRTGESVFRDYAQPGAIITRIAASHIRIGTFQYFAARGDQEALNTLVDHSLARHYPDALPQAPKEMPASMVLLEQVVARQAQLVAHWMSLGFIHGVMNTDNMTISGETIDYGPCAFMEQYDPQTVFSAIDRDGRYAWHNQPRIAQWNLARLAEALLNANDDPSSALPEAERLIGSFMPQYEAAWRQRMGGKLGLHQLDESDDALIQQLLDELYQQQADFTQSFHQLIARRTHAQAPTVVSAQWLSAWLDRLAQADTTVDEQVAVMRQSSPSVIPRNHLVAEVIAAAEDDADYAPFQRLLAVVTAPQHAPEDARLMQPAEPQERVFRTFCGT from the coding sequence ATGAAGATCCCGTTCGATAATTCCTATGCACGCTTGCCCGAGCGCTTCTTTGCGCGCACATCACCCGTGCGTGTGCCTGAACCGGCGTTGATTGCGTGGAATGAGGCGCTGAGCGCCGAATTAAATATTCTGGCCGACCCTTCCGACACCTCCTTGTTGGCGCGGGTGTTTTCCGGCAATCAGCTACCCGAAGGGGCTGACCCCGTGGCGCAGGCGTACGCTGGTCATCAATTTGGTCAGTTTGTGCCGCAGTTGGGCGACGGACGGGCAGTGCTGTTGGGCGAGGTCGTCGATCAGCACGGTCAGCGCCGCGACATTCAATTGAAAGGGGCGGGGCGTACGCCTTTTTCTCGTGGCGGCGACGGCCGCGCGCCCATTGGCCCAGTGCTGCGTGAATATCTGGTCAGCGAAGCCATGCATGCGTTGGGTGTCCCGACAACCCGGGCGCTGGCTGCAGTCCGCACGGGCGAATCCGTTTTTCGCGACTATGCTCAGCCTGGGGCTATCATCACACGCATCGCCGCCAGTCATATTCGTATCGGTACCTTTCAGTATTTTGCTGCGCGCGGCGACCAAGAGGCGCTGAATACCTTGGTCGATCACAGCTTGGCACGGCATTACCCCGATGCCTTACCGCAAGCACCCAAGGAGATGCCAGCCAGCATGGTGCTGTTGGAGCAGGTCGTGGCGCGCCAAGCGCAACTGGTGGCGCACTGGATGTCGCTGGGCTTTATTCATGGCGTAATGAACACTGATAACATGACGATTTCCGGTGAAACCATTGACTATGGTCCCTGTGCGTTTATGGAGCAGTACGACCCACAGACAGTGTTCAGCGCGATTGACCGAGACGGTCGTTATGCTTGGCACAACCAACCACGGATCGCGCAATGGAATCTGGCACGCTTGGCGGAAGCCCTGCTCAACGCGAATGACGACCCCAGTAGCGCACTGCCCGAGGCCGAGCGCCTTATTGGTAGCTTCATGCCGCAGTATGAGGCCGCGTGGCGACAGCGTATGGGAGGTAAGCTGGGCTTGCATCAGTTGGATGAAAGCGACGATGCTCTGATACAACAGCTGTTGGACGAGCTGTATCAGCAACAGGCCGACTTTACCCAGAGCTTCCATCAACTCATCGCGAGGCGTACCCATGCACAAGCCCCAACCGTGGTGTCGGCGCAGTGGCTTTCGGCTTGGCTGGACAGGCTGGCGCAAGCGGACACCACGGTCGACGAGCAGGTGGCCGTGATGCGGCAAAGTAGCCCCAGCGTGATTCCGCGTAACCATTTGGTGGCTGAAGTCATTGCTGCGGCGGAAGACGATGCGGATTACGCGCCCTTTCAGCGTTTATTGGCTGTTGTGACGGCACCACAGCACGCACCGGAGGATGCGCGATTGATGCAGCCAGCCGAGCCGCAAGAGCGAGTGTTTCGCACCTTTTGTGGCACCTGA
- a CDS encoding branched-chain amino acid aminotransferase, giving the protein MAAFGTVFMPEMALAQFDGSDWNAPKIVPSDSLTLHPGAHVLHYSSTCFEGLKAFRHADGSVNIFRMDRNIARLIQSSELLALPAFKAELLHDMIVDVVGRFASDVPEPPGSMYIRPTHIGTEAAIGKAAAPTASSLLYVLLSPVGDYFAGGDKTLRLLLEEDGARCAAHMGMVKSGGNYASALQPIMKARASVQADQVLFCPGGDVQETGAANFLLIDGNEIITKALDSTFLHGVTRDSILTLARDMGMTVSERALSVEELVERAGRSGAEAALSGTAAVLAPVGTLIHQDKEVMVGDGKVGPVTIKLRQALNDIQWGKAEDRHGWLTRI; this is encoded by the coding sequence ATGGCAGCGTTTGGTACGGTTTTTATGCCTGAAATGGCACTGGCCCAATTTGACGGATCTGATTGGAACGCGCCGAAAATAGTGCCGTCCGACAGCCTGACATTGCACCCCGGTGCCCATGTACTGCACTATTCCAGTACCTGTTTCGAAGGTTTAAAAGCCTTTCGCCATGCCGATGGCTCGGTCAATATCTTCCGTATGGACCGGAATATCGCGCGTCTTATCCAAAGCAGTGAGTTGCTGGCGTTACCAGCGTTTAAGGCCGAGCTATTGCACGACATGATCGTTGACGTGGTGGGCCGGTTCGCGTCTGACGTGCCAGAACCACCGGGCTCTATGTACATTCGTCCTACCCACATTGGTACCGAAGCGGCCATTGGTAAGGCTGCAGCGCCGACGGCGTCATCGCTGTTGTATGTGTTGCTGTCGCCAGTGGGTGACTATTTTGCCGGTGGCGATAAAACACTGCGTTTGTTGTTGGAAGAAGATGGCGCGCGCTGTGCAGCCCACATGGGCATGGTGAAGAGTGGCGGTAACTACGCCAGTGCCTTGCAGCCCATTATGAAAGCACGGGCCAGCGTTCAAGCCGATCAGGTATTGTTTTGCCCCGGTGGCGATGTACAAGAAACCGGTGCGGCGAACTTCTTGTTGATCGACGGTAACGAAATCATCACCAAAGCACTCGACTCAACCTTCCTACATGGCGTGACGCGTGATTCCATTCTGACATTGGCGCGTGATATGGGTATGACTGTGTCCGAACGCGCCTTGTCCGTTGAAGAGCTGGTTGAGCGCGCTGGCCGTTCCGGAGCCGAAGCTGCCTTGTCCGGCACCGCTGCGGTATTAGCACCCGTTGGCACACTGATTCATCAAGACAAAGAAGTGATGGTCGGTGATGGTAAGGTCGGTCCGGTCACCATCAAACTGCGCCAAGCCTTGAATGATATTCAGTGGGGTAAGGCGGAAGACAGACACGGCTGGTTAACGAGAATTTAA
- a CDS encoding YbjQ family protein: MLLTVILPLLAPLALLITGYVVGGYLERRHFERLALGEAEQDLPTAIALRHCPEQMQYCGLVMGSVVISHDYFKRFLAIIRMLFGGRLRSYETLLERARREALLRLREQARALGATHVYNLKFETATISGRGRQAGIGSLEVFVYGTAVRT; the protein is encoded by the coding sequence ATGTTGCTGACAGTCATTCTGCCATTGCTGGCACCGTTGGCCCTGCTCATCACTGGTTACGTGGTTGGTGGTTATTTAGAGCGTCGCCATTTCGAGCGCCTTGCACTGGGCGAAGCCGAGCAGGACTTGCCTACCGCCATTGCCTTACGACATTGTCCAGAGCAGATGCAATATTGTGGGCTGGTGATGGGCTCGGTGGTGATATCGCACGACTATTTCAAGCGCTTCCTGGCCATTATTCGTATGCTGTTTGGCGGTCGTTTGCGCAGTTATGAAACGCTGCTTGAACGGGCGCGCCGTGAAGCGCTACTGCGCCTGCGAGAGCAAGCTCGTGCGCTGGGTGCTACCCACGTGTACAACCTGAAGTTTGAAACCGCAACCATTTCCGGGCGCGGTCGACAGGCGGGAATTGGTTCATTGGAGGTCTTTGTATACGGTACGGCGGTGCGTACCTGA
- a CDS encoding YbjQ family protein, with the protein MLISNLEIVPGRAVKTHLGLVQGSTVRAKHVGRDIAATLKNIFGGELRGYTELLNDSRDEAMQRMITQAASLGANAVLNVRFSTSSVAQGASELFVYGTAVILE; encoded by the coding sequence ATGTTGATCAGTAATCTCGAAATCGTCCCAGGCCGTGCTGTTAAAACGCATCTCGGCTTGGTGCAAGGCAGTACTGTGCGCGCCAAGCATGTGGGTCGTGATATCGCGGCGACCTTGAAAAACATCTTTGGCGGGGAGTTGCGCGGCTATACCGAATTGCTCAATGATTCGCGCGATGAGGCCATGCAGCGCATGATCACGCAGGCGGCCAGTCTGGGCGCCAATGCAGTATTGAATGTCAGGTTTTCTACCAGTTCGGTGGCGCAAGGAGCTTCAGAACTATTCGTTTATGGCACCGCTGTTATCCTGGAGTAA
- a CDS encoding universal stress protein: MASTFIVGFDGTDSCKRALDFAVSCAKQQSGTLHLVHILEWSPYTFLSKDELRERHARKVKEVASAEKFIAPTVEALSKQGLSVTSEVRYGNPTELMCEIAKEKSGAQIFVGRKGASKLKNVLVGSLGLSLVQSSPVPVTVVP; encoded by the coding sequence ATGGCCAGTACATTCATTGTGGGGTTTGATGGCACCGATTCGTGCAAGCGAGCCCTCGATTTTGCTGTGTCCTGTGCAAAGCAGCAAAGTGGCACGCTGCATCTGGTACACATTCTGGAATGGTCGCCCTATACCTTTTTATCTAAAGACGAATTGCGCGAACGGCATGCACGCAAAGTAAAAGAAGTCGCCAGTGCAGAAAAATTCATTGCCCCCACAGTTGAAGCACTTAGCAAGCAAGGACTCTCCGTAACCAGTGAAGTGCGCTATGGCAACCCAACCGAGCTGATGTGCGAAATTGCTAAAGAAAAATCTGGAGCACAGATTTTCGTGGGGCGTAAAGGCGCCTCCAAACTGAAAAATGTGTTGGTGGGTAGCCTGGGGCTCTCGCTGGTACAGAGTTCACCTGTACCCGTTACCGTCGTTCCTTGA
- a CDS encoding alanine/glycine:cation symporter family protein, with translation MPKLFKQLGALFALCITSVSAFAQESGIDAAISRIFEPIANPIVNVIFYSVPIAGVQFPLIVGWLVICGLVATFFFRFVQFRGFKHAIDLVRGRYSKPGDAGEVSHFQALTTALSGTVGLGNIAGVAVAVSIGGAGATFWMILAGLLGMASKFTECILGQKYRNELPDGKVSGGPMYYLERGLREERGLGGLGKVFAIIFAICCIGGALGGGNMFQANQAFSQVVNVTGGADSFLAGKGWLFGLGMAIIVGSVIIGGIKAIGRVTEKLIPFMAGLYFLAGMVIIIVNIDMVGWAIGQIFSGAFTGEGVVGGVLGALIQGFRRAAFSNEAGIGSAAIAHSAAKTSEPVSEGFVALLEPFIDTVVICTMTALVIIISGALVTELTGVELTSAAYATVIPWFPIVLAVAVVLFALSTMFAWSYYGLKSWTYLVGEGKAKENAYNLVFCLFIIIGASMSLGPVIDFSDSMLFAMAIPNIIGLYLLMPVVKREVDKYWAKIESGEIQRVK, from the coding sequence ATGCCAAAATTATTTAAACAGCTAGGCGCATTGTTTGCGCTTTGCATCACCTCGGTCAGCGCATTCGCTCAAGAGTCGGGTATTGATGCGGCCATCAGTCGCATCTTTGAACCCATCGCCAACCCCATCGTGAATGTTATCTTCTATTCTGTTCCCATTGCGGGCGTGCAGTTTCCATTGATCGTAGGCTGGCTGGTCATCTGTGGCTTGGTTGCCACCTTCTTTTTCCGCTTTGTACAGTTTCGCGGTTTTAAGCACGCCATTGACCTGGTGCGCGGTCGTTACTCCAAGCCCGGTGACGCCGGTGAGGTATCGCACTTCCAAGCGCTGACCACGGCACTGTCAGGCACTGTCGGTTTGGGTAACATCGCGGGTGTGGCGGTAGCCGTGTCTATCGGTGGTGCCGGCGCAACCTTCTGGATGATCCTCGCCGGTCTGCTCGGTATGGCCTCGAAGTTCACCGAATGTATTCTGGGTCAGAAGTACCGTAACGAATTGCCTGACGGCAAGGTATCCGGTGGACCGATGTACTACCTCGAGCGCGGTCTGCGTGAAGAGCGTGGTCTGGGCGGTTTGGGTAAAGTGTTTGCCATTATTTTTGCCATCTGCTGTATCGGTGGTGCATTGGGTGGCGGCAACATGTTCCAAGCCAACCAAGCGTTCTCACAAGTGGTGAACGTCACGGGCGGTGCAGACAGTTTCCTAGCCGGTAAAGGCTGGTTGTTTGGCCTGGGCATGGCCATCATTGTGGGTAGCGTCATCATCGGCGGTATCAAGGCCATTGGTCGCGTCACTGAAAAGCTGATTCCGTTCATGGCCGGCCTGTATTTCTTGGCAGGTATGGTCATCATCATCGTCAACATCGACATGGTCGGCTGGGCGATTGGCCAAATCTTCTCCGGCGCTTTCACGGGTGAAGGTGTCGTCGGCGGTGTACTCGGCGCGCTGATTCAGGGTTTCCGCCGTGCGGCATTCTCCAACGAAGCCGGTATCGGTTCCGCAGCCATTGCGCACTCGGCAGCAAAAACCAGCGAGCCAGTATCTGAAGGCTTTGTTGCCCTGCTGGAGCCATTCATTGATACCGTGGTGATCTGCACCATGACCGCTCTGGTCATCATCATCAGTGGTGCTTTGGTGACTGAGTTAACCGGTGTTGAGTTGACGTCTGCCGCGTACGCGACGGTTATTCCTTGGTTCCCGATTGTCCTGGCCGTTGCTGTGGTATTGTTTGCCCTGTCTACCATGTTCGCTTGGTCGTACTACGGTCTGAAGAGCTGGACCTACTTGGTGGGTGAAGGCAAGGCAAAAGAAAATGCTTATAACCTCGTGTTCTGCCTGTTCATCATCATCGGTGCCAGTATGAGCTTGGGTCCGGTTATCGACTTCTCTGATTCCATGCTGTTTGCCATGGCGATCCCTAACATCATCGGTCTGTACTTGTTGATGCCTGTGGTGAAACGTGAAGTGGACAAATACTGGGCGAAAATTGAAAGTGGTGAGATTCAACGCGTGAAATAA
- a CDS encoding peptidoglycan-binding domain-containing protein, with the protein MFNMKRFISLLIGIVTLSVVLSGCDNMRPQPIESAVSHLSEAEVRQRLYRSLDRLGYADGTVQANLGRVGMRMELRDAQTYLEALGYYDAPRLGILDTHTVTALEAFVADHPR; encoded by the coding sequence ATGTTCAACATGAAAAGATTTATCTCATTACTCATCGGCATCGTCACGCTATCTGTTGTGCTCAGTGGCTGTGACAATATGCGCCCCCAACCCATTGAGTCGGCCGTCAGCCACCTCAGTGAAGCGGAAGTGCGGCAACGCCTCTACCGATCATTGGACCGTTTGGGCTACGCCGACGGCACTGTACAAGCCAACCTTGGCCGTGTCGGTATGCGCATGGAGTTACGAGATGCCCAAACCTATCTTGAAGCCTTGGGCTATTATGATGCGCCCCGGCTTGGCATACTGGATACACACACGGTTACAGCGCTCGAAGCCTTTGTAGCCGACCATCCGCGCTGA
- the rhtB gene encoding homoserine/homoserine lactone efflux protein has product MTLSIWLAFVAAAVVIAATPGPGSVLVLATGLRYRYTAVLKALVGLEIALLVHLAIVAIGLGALLAASDTAFLALKVVGAVYLVWLGVQKWRAPVTAVDASKVHLAATNHLFRQGLLVNLTNPKAVIFIAALVPQFISLQAPQVPQYLILGLTMVAVDVVIMTGYALLAGRFRDWFNNVRMVRLQNRVFGGMFVSAGALLAVSSRS; this is encoded by the coding sequence ATGACGCTGAGTATTTGGCTGGCCTTCGTGGCCGCTGCCGTAGTGATAGCCGCCACACCAGGGCCGGGCTCAGTCTTGGTACTGGCGACCGGTTTACGCTATCGCTACACCGCCGTTTTGAAAGCCTTAGTGGGATTGGAAATAGCTCTTTTGGTGCATTTGGCAATTGTAGCCATTGGTTTGGGTGCCCTGCTGGCGGCGTCTGATACCGCATTTTTGGCACTCAAGGTCGTGGGGGCAGTTTATTTAGTGTGGCTTGGCGTTCAAAAATGGCGTGCGCCCGTCACCGCTGTTGACGCCAGTAAAGTGCATTTAGCTGCCACTAACCACTTGTTTCGCCAAGGACTGCTGGTCAACCTGACCAACCCGAAAGCCGTCATTTTTATAGCGGCGCTGGTGCCTCAGTTTATCAGCCTGCAAGCGCCTCAGGTTCCGCAGTATCTTATCCTAGGGCTGACCATGGTGGCAGTGGATGTCGTGATCATGACTGGCTACGCCTTACTGGCAGGGCGTTTTCGTGATTGGTTCAATAATGTGCGCATGGTGCGCTTGCAGAACCGAGTGTTTGGCGGCATGTTCGTCTCAGCAGGCGCGCTCTTGGCCGTTTCGTCACGCAGCTAA
- a CDS encoding DMT family transporter, with translation MTPTVRAHLALLLAMAIWGSSFIALKVAVGILHPMQVIFLRMLIGSVTFLLIMPLWRGGVRYQRGDWKWLLGMAAFEPCLYFVFEAMALQYTTASQAGMVTSMLPLMVAAGAWFFLREQISRYQWGGFLIAVAGVFWMSWHSEISETAPNPALGNFLEFMAMASAVGYTLLVKKLTSGYRPLFLTAMQTFVGTIFFLPLAMTQPWPESIAWSTWATLGYLGIVVTLGAYGLYNYALSQISATTTAGYTNLLPVFTLFFAMILLQETMNLQQWLAIGLVFAGVMISQRRVPALPLVAAIETPEEKPVQP, from the coding sequence ATGACACCGACCGTTCGCGCGCACCTCGCCTTATTGCTGGCCATGGCCATCTGGGGCAGTTCATTTATTGCCTTAAAAGTAGCGGTGGGTATTTTACACCCGATGCAGGTGATCTTTCTGCGCATGCTTATAGGTAGTGTGACGTTTCTGCTGATCATGCCCTTGTGGCGTGGCGGTGTCCGTTACCAACGCGGTGATTGGAAATGGTTGCTCGGTATGGCGGCGTTCGAACCTTGCCTGTATTTCGTTTTTGAAGCCATGGCCTTGCAATACACCACCGCCAGCCAAGCCGGTATGGTCACCAGTATGCTGCCGCTGATGGTCGCAGCAGGGGCGTGGTTCTTTCTGCGTGAGCAGATCAGTCGTTACCAGTGGGGCGGTTTTCTGATTGCCGTTGCGGGGGTTTTTTGGATGTCGTGGCATAGCGAGATCAGTGAAACGGCACCCAACCCCGCTCTGGGGAATTTCCTCGAATTTATGGCCATGGCCAGTGCGGTGGGTTACACCCTCTTGGTGAAGAAGCTGACCAGCGGTTATCGCCCGTTGTTTCTGACTGCCATGCAAACCTTTGTGGGGACGATTTTCTTCTTACCCTTGGCGATGACTCAGCCTTGGCCGGAAAGCATTGCATGGAGCACGTGGGCCACGCTCGGGTATCTGGGCATAGTGGTGACCTTAGGCGCTTACGGTCTGTACAACTATGCGTTGAGCCAGATATCGGCCACGACGACAGCGGGCTATACCAACCTTTTGCCCGTATTCACGTTGTTCTTTGCCATGATTTTGTTGCAAGAGACGATGAACTTACAGCAATGGTTAGCCATCGGTTTGGTATTCGCCGGCGTTATGATCAGTCAGCGGCGCGTCCCGGCGCTGCCCTTGGTCGCAGCCATTGAAACGCCAGAGGAAAAACCAGTGCAACCCTAA